A window from Pyrococcus yayanosii CH1 encodes these proteins:
- the taw22 gene encoding tRNA (guanine(37)-N1)/4-demethylwyosine(37)-methyltransferase Taw22, with the protein MPAVKVRKERAEEVKRKLKVLGIYDGKRRPLREGLYVLLPVTDAEKAGKLGLEVLDVELPLRPERQIYKNLETVLRERLTEEELKYLRRYDIIGDIAVVQIPRELEHCVDDIVWAIRKLHPFVRVIARRGFHTGEFRVRELEVIWGEPRLETIHRENGVAIKVDLSKVFFNPRMKGERYRLAQLVRDGERILIPFAGVLPYALVIARYRRVHITAVELNPDAIRLGIENIELNKKRLRGEIEVIEGDAFEVLPTLPNYDRVISPTPRSVDALALTLDKAERWLHYYEFVHEDEIGAFRERILRECKRQGKECALRVKKVSDFKPHVFKVCADIEVKRKH; encoded by the coding sequence ATGCCGGCCGTGAAAGTAAGGAAGGAGAGGGCCGAGGAAGTGAAGAGGAAGCTTAAGGTCCTCGGCATATACGACGGCAAGAGGCGCCCCTTGAGGGAAGGTCTCTATGTTCTTCTCCCCGTGACCGACGCTGAGAAGGCTGGGAAGCTTGGCCTCGAAGTCCTCGACGTTGAGCTTCCCCTCAGGCCCGAGAGGCAGATATACAAGAACCTGGAGACGGTCCTCAGGGAGAGGCTGACGGAGGAGGAGCTGAAATACCTGAGGCGTTACGACATAATCGGGGACATAGCGGTCGTCCAAATACCGAGGGAGCTGGAGCATTGTGTTGATGACATAGTCTGGGCCATAAGGAAGCTTCATCCATTCGTCCGCGTCATAGCGAGGAGGGGGTTCCACACTGGTGAGTTCAGGGTTAGGGAGCTTGAGGTTATATGGGGTGAGCCCCGATTGGAGACTATCCACAGGGAGAACGGCGTCGCTATAAAGGTTGACCTTTCGAAGGTATTCTTCAACCCGAGGATGAAGGGCGAGCGCTACCGTCTGGCTCAGCTCGTCCGCGATGGGGAGCGTATTCTAATTCCCTTCGCTGGCGTCCTGCCCTATGCACTCGTCATAGCCCGGTACAGACGGGTTCATATAACTGCTGTCGAGCTCAATCCTGACGCTATACGCCTTGGTATTGAGAACATCGAGCTGAATAAGAAGAGGCTTAGAGGTGAGATAGAAGTCATAGAGGGGGATGCCTTCGAAGTCCTGCCGACCCTTCCGAATTACGACCGCGTGATAAGCCCCACTCCGAGGAGCGTTGATGCGCTCGCGCTGACGCTGGATAAGGCCGAGAGATGGCTTCACTACTATGAGTTCGTCCACGAGGACGAAATAGGGGCCTTCAGGGAAAGGATACTCCGCGAATGCAAGAGGCAGGGCAAGGAGTGCGCCCTTAGGGTAAAGAAGGTCAGTGACTTCAAGCCACACGTCTTCAAGGTCTGCGCGGACATAGAGGTTAAACGGAAGCATTAA
- the moaA gene encoding GTP 3',8-cyclase MoaA, whose product MLIDRFGRPVTNLRISLTKECNLACFYCHREGQDDGERVMTPEEIERVVRIASRLGIRKVKLTGGEPTVREDIVEIVRRIRPYVVDLSMTTNGTTLYRLAEELREAGLDRVNVSLDTLDRKKYKKITGFDVLPWILRGIEKAVKLFHPVKLNMVVMRGINDDEIWDMIRFAAEIGAVLQLIEIEVPREMEDSPFFREFFYPLKPLEEEFERLALEVRERRMHRRRKYFIPIDGKVAEVEVVRSMHNTVFCMNCTRLRLTADGYLKTCLLRKNDLIDILGPMREGASDAKLVEIFKEAILMRRPYWK is encoded by the coding sequence ATGCTGATAGACAGATTCGGAAGGCCTGTGACAAACCTCCGGATATCCCTGACGAAGGAGTGCAACTTAGCCTGCTTCTACTGCCACAGGGAGGGGCAGGACGACGGAGAAAGGGTCATGACACCCGAGGAAATCGAGCGGGTTGTAAGAATAGCCTCAAGGCTTGGAATAAGGAAGGTCAAGCTCACAGGTGGGGAGCCAACGGTAAGGGAGGACATCGTCGAGATAGTGAGGAGAATAAGGCCCTACGTGGTCGATCTCTCGATGACTACCAACGGGACCACTCTCTACAGGCTTGCGGAGGAGCTCAGAGAGGCTGGCCTCGACAGGGTGAACGTCAGCCTTGACACCCTCGACAGGAAGAAGTACAAGAAGATTACCGGCTTTGACGTCCTTCCCTGGATTCTCAGGGGGATTGAGAAGGCCGTGAAACTCTTTCATCCCGTGAAGCTTAACATGGTTGTCATGAGGGGAATAAATGATGATGAGATATGGGACATGATTCGATTTGCGGCCGAGATCGGGGCCGTGCTCCAGCTCATAGAGATAGAAGTTCCGAGGGAGATGGAAGATAGTCCTTTCTTCAGGGAGTTTTTCTACCCCTTGAAGCCCCTCGAGGAGGAGTTCGAGAGGCTGGCCCTCGAAGTGAGGGAAAGGCGGATGCATAGGCGGAGAAAGTACTTCATTCCAATCGATGGAAAGGTCGCGGAGGTTGAGGTCGTAAGGTCGATGCACAACACGGTCTTCTGCATGAACTGCACGCGCTTGAGGCTCACGGCCGACGGCTACCTGAAGACATGCCTCCTTAGGAAGAACGACCTCATAGATATTCTCGGTCCAATGAGAGAGGGTGCGAGCGATGCGAAGCTCGTGGAGATATTCAAAGAGGCAATACTCATGAGGCGGCCGTATTGGAAGTGA
- a CDS encoding replication factor C large subunit produces the protein MPMLPWVEKYRPRRLSEIINQEQALERVRAWIEAWLHGRPKKKALLLAGPPGSGKTTTVYALAHEYRFEVIELNASDERTYEKIERYVQAAYTMDILGKRRKLIFLDEADNIEPSGAKEIAKLIDKAKNPIIMAANKYWEVPREIREKAELVEYKRLTQRDIVKALLRILKAERLEIPKDLLYEIAKRASGDLRAAINDLQTVAIGDYEDAKAILAYRDVEKTVFQALGLVFGSDNAKKAKMAMWNLDMMPDEFLLWVDENIPYIYLRSEEVARAYDAISRADIYLGRATRTGNYSLWKYAIDMMTAGVAVAGTKKRGFAKFYPPKSLKMLAESKEERSLRDSILKKIMSGMHMGKLEAIETMKILRTIFENNLELAAHFTVFLGLGEKEVAFLTTDSEKAGTIWGKALALRRKLKEMRPKEEEREIPEGEIEEIEEEEVEVEEEAEEGEEKEKKPEEKRREEKEKPKEKKGRQVTLFDFIGKK, from the coding sequence ATGCCTATGCTCCCTTGGGTTGAGAAGTACAGGCCGAGAAGACTTAGCGAGATAATTAACCAGGAGCAGGCCCTTGAAAGGGTCAGGGCCTGGATAGAGGCGTGGCTTCACGGAAGGCCTAAGAAGAAGGCTCTCCTCCTTGCCGGCCCCCCGGGGAGCGGGAAGACGACGACGGTGTACGCCCTCGCCCACGAGTACCGCTTCGAGGTCATAGAGCTCAACGCAAGCGATGAGAGGACTTATGAAAAGATAGAGCGCTATGTGCAAGCAGCATACACCATGGATATCCTCGGGAAAAGGAGAAAGCTCATATTCCTTGACGAGGCCGACAACATAGAGCCGAGCGGGGCCAAGGAAATAGCCAAACTCATCGACAAGGCAAAGAACCCCATAATCATGGCAGCCAATAAGTACTGGGAGGTTCCGAGGGAGATAAGGGAGAAGGCAGAGCTCGTGGAGTACAAGCGGCTGACCCAGAGAGACATAGTGAAGGCCCTCCTAAGGATATTAAAGGCAGAAAGACTTGAGATTCCGAAGGATCTCCTCTACGAAATAGCGAAGAGGGCAAGCGGCGATTTGAGAGCTGCGATAAACGACCTTCAGACCGTCGCCATTGGAGACTACGAGGATGCTAAGGCCATTCTGGCTTACAGAGATGTAGAAAAGACGGTGTTCCAGGCCTTGGGTTTGGTGTTCGGGAGCGACAACGCGAAGAAAGCTAAAATGGCAATGTGGAACCTTGATATGATGCCCGATGAGTTCCTACTCTGGGTGGACGAGAACATCCCCTACATCTACCTCAGGTCAGAGGAAGTCGCAAGGGCCTACGATGCGATAAGCAGGGCCGATATATACCTCGGAAGAGCCACGAGGACGGGCAACTACTCCCTCTGGAAGTACGCCATAGACATGATGACGGCAGGCGTCGCCGTCGCGGGGACCAAGAAGAGGGGCTTCGCAAAGTTCTATCCCCCAAAGAGCCTCAAGATGCTGGCCGAGAGCAAAGAGGAGCGTTCCCTCAGGGACTCGATTTTAAAGAAGATAATGTCGGGGATGCACATGGGCAAGCTCGAGGCCATAGAGACTATGAAGATCCTCAGGACGATATTCGAGAACAACCTAGAGCTGGCTGCCCACTTCACGGTCTTCCTCGGACTGGGCGAGAAGGAGGTAGCATTCTTAACGACTGACTCCGAGAAGGCGGGGACCATTTGGGGTAAGGCCCTTGCCCTTAGAAGGAAACTTAAGGAGATGAGACCCAAGGAGGAAGAAAGGGAAATTCCTGAAGGGGAAATAGAAGAGATAGAAGAGGAAGAAGTCGAAGTGGAAGAAGAGGCCGAAGAAGGGGAGGAAAAGGAGAAGAAGCCTGAGGAGAAGAGGAGGGAAGAGAAAGAGAAGCCCAAGGAGAAGAAAGGAAGGCAGGTTACCCTCTTCGACTTCATTGGGAAGAAATAG
- a CDS encoding replication factor C small subunit — translation MAEEVREVKVLEKPWVEKYRPQRLDDIVGQEHIIKRLKHYVKTGSMPHLLFAGPPGTGKTTSALALARELFGENWRHNFLELNASDERGINVIREKVKEFARTKPIGGASFKIIFLDEADALTQDAQQALRRTMEMFSNNVRFILSANYSSRIIEPIQSRCAIFRFRPLSDEDVAKRLKYIAEQEGLELTEEGLQAILYVAEGDLRRAINVLQAAAALDKKITDENVFTVASRARPEDIREMMLLALEGNFLKAREKLREILLKQGLSGEDVLIQMHREVFNLPISEPKKVQLADKIGEYNFRLVEGANEMIQLEALLAQFTLIGK, via the coding sequence ATGGCAGAGGAGGTTAGAGAAGTCAAAGTTCTCGAGAAGCCGTGGGTTGAGAAGTATAGGCCTCAAAGGCTCGATGATATAGTAGGTCAGGAGCACATAATTAAGAGGCTCAAGCACTACGTTAAGACCGGCTCGATGCCGCATCTGCTCTTCGCTGGGCCGCCCGGTACTGGGAAGACTACCAGCGCTCTGGCCCTTGCGAGGGAGCTTTTCGGAGAAAACTGGAGGCACAACTTTTTAGAATTAAACGCGAGCGATGAGCGCGGGATAAACGTTATTAGGGAAAAAGTAAAGGAATTCGCAAGAACAAAGCCTATCGGTGGTGCAAGCTTCAAGATAATCTTCCTCGACGAAGCAGATGCTTTAACCCAAGATGCCCAACAGGCCTTAAGGAGAACGATGGAGATGTTCTCGAACAACGTGAGGTTTATCCTCTCAGCGAATTATTCGTCGAGAATCATTGAGCCCATCCAGAGCAGATGTGCAATCTTCCGCTTCAGGCCCCTGAGCGATGAGGACGTCGCGAAGCGCCTGAAGTACATAGCTGAGCAAGAAGGCCTCGAGCTGACGGAGGAGGGCCTTCAGGCAATCCTCTACGTTGCTGAGGGCGACCTGAGGAGGGCCATCAACGTTTTGCAAGCTGCAGCAGCCCTCGACAAGAAGATAACCGACGAGAACGTGTTCACAGTAGCCAGCAGGGCAAGACCGGAGGATATAAGAGAGATGATGCTACTGGCTTTAGAGGGCAACTTCCTCAAGGCGAGGGAGAAACTCAGGGAGATCCTCCTCAAGCAGGGTCTCAGCGGCGAGGACGTACTAATCCAGATGCACAGGGAAGTCTTTAACCTACCCATAAGCGAGCCCAAGAAGGTTCAGCTGGCGGACAAAATCGGAGAGTACAACTTCCGCCTCGTAGAGGGGGCCAATGAGATGATTCAGCTTGAGGCCCTGCTCGCCCAGTTCACGCTGATAGGCAAGTGA
- the pdo gene encoding protein disulfide oxidoreductase encodes MGLISEEDKKVIREEFFSKMTNPVKLIVFVGKEHCQYCDQLKQLVQELSELTDKLTYEVYDFDTEEGRKIAEQYKVDRAPAVTITQDGRDMGVRYFGLPAGHEFAAFLEDIVDVSNAQTDLMPDTKETIRGIDRDVRILVFVTPTCPYCPMAVRMAHKFAIENTNAGKGKIKGDMVEAMEYPEWADQYNVMAVPKIVIQVDGEDKVQFEGAYPEKMFVEKLLAALG; translated from the coding sequence ATGGGACTTATCAGTGAGGAGGACAAGAAGGTGATTCGGGAGGAGTTCTTCTCCAAGATGACAAATCCCGTCAAGCTCATAGTTTTCGTCGGAAAAGAGCACTGCCAGTACTGTGACCAACTCAAGCAACTTGTGCAGGAGCTTTCAGAGCTCACAGATAAGCTTACCTACGAGGTTTATGACTTCGACACGGAGGAGGGCAGGAAGATCGCTGAGCAGTACAAGGTGGACCGGGCTCCAGCTGTCACCATAACCCAGGACGGCAGGGATATGGGCGTCCGCTACTTTGGACTCCCAGCCGGCCATGAGTTCGCCGCATTCCTCGAGGACATAGTCGACGTCAGCAACGCTCAGACGGACCTCATGCCCGACACCAAGGAGACCATCCGGGGGATAGACAGGGATGTCAGGATACTCGTCTTCGTAACCCCTACCTGCCCCTACTGCCCGATGGCAGTCAGGATGGCCCACAAGTTCGCCATCGAGAACACCAACGCAGGCAAGGGCAAAATAAAGGGAGATATGGTCGAGGCCATGGAGTACCCGGAGTGGGCCGACCAGTACAACGTTATGGCCGTTCCCAAGATAGTAATCCAAGTGGACGGAGAGGACAAGGTTCAGTTTGAGGGTGCCTACCCCGAGAAGATGTTCGTCGAGAAGCTCCTTGCCGCTCTCGGCTAA
- the surR gene encoding sulfur metabolism transcriptional regulator SurR, producing MKPDIFYILGNRVRRDILSHLTCMECYFSLLSSRVSVSSTAVAKHLKIMEREGVLKSYEKEERFIGPTKKYYQISVSRSYVVTLTPHMFWYRGLDLDAEELGDFMINLSALRKDPEGLRELLAEFLKANRELEKILEAFRQVESYRSRLIRKIKDTYLKEIGDMTTLAVLHYLLLHGEATIEELSDRLNLKEREVREKVRELTKFVPITIKDGVIKLDEEKILAGGE from the coding sequence ATGAAGCCCGACATCTTTTACATCCTCGGGAACAGGGTCAGGCGGGATATACTATCCCACCTCACCTGCATGGAGTGTTACTTCAGCCTCCTCAGTAGTCGGGTAAGCGTGTCCTCGACGGCCGTTGCTAAGCACCTAAAGATTATGGAAAGAGAGGGTGTTCTGAAGTCCTACGAGAAGGAGGAGCGCTTCATAGGTCCCACAAAGAAGTACTACCAGATATCGGTGTCCCGCTCCTACGTCGTGACCTTAACACCCCACATGTTCTGGTACCGGGGTCTGGATCTTGATGCGGAGGAACTTGGGGACTTCATGATAAACCTCTCGGCCCTTAGGAAGGATCCCGAAGGTTTAAGGGAACTTCTAGCTGAATTTCTCAAGGCCAACCGGGAGCTTGAGAAGATTCTGGAGGCCTTCAGGCAGGTTGAATCCTACAGGAGCAGACTTATTAGGAAGATAAAGGATACGTACCTGAAAGAGATAGGGGATATGACAACGCTGGCCGTGCTTCATTACCTTCTCCTACATGGGGAAGCGACAATCGAGGAGCTCAGCGACAGGCTTAACCTCAAGGAGAGGGAGGTCAGGGAGAAAGTAAGGGAGCTGACTAAGTTCGTTCCGATAACGATAAAAGACGGTGTCATAAAGCTGGACGAGGAGAAAATACTTGCGGGGGGAGAATGA
- a CDS encoding DUF362 domain-containing protein, with amino-acid sequence MPRKVRILVNEDKCYLCGGCAGVCPALAIRVGSKWEFSGDKCISCMICVKACPVGALTAEEVSG; translated from the coding sequence ATGCCGAGAAAAGTCAGGATTCTTGTCAACGAGGACAAGTGCTACCTCTGTGGTGGATGCGCCGGCGTCTGTCCGGCCCTCGCGATAAGAGTCGGCTCCAAGTGGGAGTTTTCCGGGGATAAATGCATCTCCTGCATGATATGTGTTAAGGCCTGTCCAGTTGGTGCCCTCACGGCCGAGGAGGTGTCCGGATGA
- a CDS encoding geranylgeranyl reductase family protein: protein MRYDVVVVGAGVAGPIVARNVARAGFSVLLIDKKAAIGTPKQCAEGISVNVFEQFDIPYDRRFINREIYGARLYSPSGYTAELRYKKVSGVILERKVFDKMLAYYAAKAGADVLARTEALDVIRKDGKIVGIKAKHEGELIEIYADIIVTADGVESTIARKAGIDTYAPPHEFDSSYEYEMLIEGYDPDLIHLWFGNEVAPRGYVWVFPKDEDRANVGIGINADNPRTAKYYLDRWLKENNINAKKLLEINVGLVPVGGFVKELAKENVVVVGDAARQVNPMHGGGMAEAMKAGTMAAKWIVRALEEEDIGLLQNYTKEWWEKEGPRMERLLKLRRATEKLTDEDLDLFIQLLSGMDLEKLASGNYAEVIKVLLKNPKVIMSKRRLEILRALL from the coding sequence ATGAGGTACGACGTCGTTGTAGTGGGGGCAGGTGTCGCTGGCCCGATAGTTGCAAGGAACGTTGCGAGGGCTGGCTTCTCGGTTCTGCTCATCGATAAGAAGGCCGCCATAGGAACCCCGAAGCAGTGCGCCGAGGGCATAAGCGTGAATGTCTTTGAGCAGTTCGACATCCCCTACGACAGGCGGTTCATAAACAGGGAGATATACGGGGCGAGGCTGTATTCGCCGAGTGGATACACCGCCGAGCTCAGGTACAAAAAGGTTAGCGGCGTTATTCTTGAGAGAAAGGTCTTCGACAAAATGCTCGCATACTATGCTGCCAAGGCCGGGGCGGACGTCCTTGCGAGGACTGAAGCTCTTGACGTTATCAGAAAGGACGGTAAAATCGTTGGAATAAAGGCAAAGCACGAGGGCGAGCTCATTGAAATATACGCTGACATTATAGTCACCGCCGACGGCGTCGAGAGCACCATCGCGAGGAAGGCTGGCATAGATACCTACGCTCCTCCCCACGAGTTCGACTCCTCCTATGAATACGAGATGCTCATTGAGGGCTACGATCCAGACCTTATCCACCTCTGGTTCGGCAATGAGGTAGCGCCGAGGGGTTACGTCTGGGTCTTCCCGAAGGACGAGGATAGGGCTAACGTGGGTATAGGGATAAACGCTGACAATCCGAGAACCGCTAAATACTACCTCGACAGGTGGCTCAAGGAGAACAACATAAACGCCAAGAAGCTACTCGAGATAAACGTCGGGCTAGTTCCGGTTGGCGGCTTTGTCAAGGAGCTCGCTAAGGAGAACGTGGTTGTAGTTGGAGACGCTGCAAGACAAGTCAACCCCATGCACGGCGGCGGCATGGCAGAGGCGATGAAGGCCGGAACAATGGCTGCCAAATGGATAGTCAGAGCCCTTGAGGAGGAGGATATCGGGCTCCTCCAGAACTACACGAAGGAATGGTGGGAGAAGGAAGGTCCAAGGATGGAAAGGCTTCTCAAGCTCAGGAGGGCCACTGAAAAGCTAACGGACGAGGATCTTGACCTCTTCATCCAGCTACTCAGTGGAATGGACTTGGAAAAGCTCGCGAGCGGGAACTACGCTGAGGTCATTAAAGTCCTCCTTAAGAATCCGAAGGTAATAATGAGTAAGAGGAGGCTCGAAATCCTCAGGGCCCTGCTATGA
- a CDS encoding NAD+ synthase, whose translation MRRLDYEAAIERIVDFIRRKVREAGVSGVVIGISGGVDSATTAFLAVRALEREKVLGLIMPYYDNGDLEDARLVCETLGIECRVISIKPIVDSLVSQLGFEPDRKTLGNIMARARMILLYAYANSMNRLVLGTSNRSEFLTGYFTKWGDGASDYAPLINLYKTEVWAIADRLGVPKRIIEKEPTAGLWKGQTDEDELGINYKLLDEILWRLIDLKKSPEEIAKELEIPIEKVEHVEKLVKTSEHKRRLPVGPTFDDLIAGP comes from the coding sequence ATGAGGAGGCTTGATTACGAGGCTGCCATCGAAAGGATTGTGGACTTCATCAGGAGGAAGGTCAGAGAGGCGGGAGTGAGTGGGGTCGTTATAGGGATAAGCGGAGGAGTTGATAGCGCAACCACGGCATTTTTGGCTGTTAGGGCCCTTGAGCGGGAGAAAGTTCTTGGTTTGATAATGCCCTACTACGACAATGGGGATTTGGAGGATGCAAGATTAGTTTGTGAAACTCTTGGCATTGAGTGTAGGGTCATAAGCATTAAGCCTATTGTTGATTCTCTGGTTTCCCAGCTTGGTTTTGAGCCCGACAGGAAGACTCTTGGCAACATTATGGCTCGAGCTAGGATGATTTTACTCTATGCCTATGCCAACAGCATGAATCGGTTAGTTCTCGGGACAAGTAACAGGAGTGAATTTTTGACTGGATACTTCACCAAGTGGGGTGATGGGGCAAGTGATTACGCCCCACTCATAAACCTCTACAAAACTGAGGTCTGGGCCATCGCAGATAGGCTTGGCGTTCCCAAGAGGATAATTGAAAAGGAACCCACCGCCGGCCTCTGGAAAGGCCAGACAGACGAAGACGAACTAGGAATAAACTACAAACTCCTCGACGAAATACTATGGAGGCTCATTGACTTGAAAAAATCCCCAGAGGAAATAGCCAAAGAACTTGAAATCCCCATTGAAAAAGTCGAACACGTCGAAAAACTAGTAAAAACAAGCGAACACAAGAGAAGGCTACCGGTGGGCCCCACCTTCGACGACCTCATAGCAGGGCCCTGA
- a CDS encoding tetratricopeptide repeat protein yields the protein MEELMKAIERGNTKEVARLLYLKADELSDEELREVLEKAEELAKKSEDYELYKLVLYYYAEVFGIDKLEDFEKLAEKDGFEVKFHLADLHFLLGNPEKALEIYRGLIEEEASRGNRENLAKVYYNMALIHEELHEYEKALELLKKAEEILEELGAEEDLLHVKIYEGYVTFELGKVDEAKAMLAALLPRVKTPALRAQLHLAFEEIFEEEDNYEAALQECLYALVESKETEQFEVAFDALIDVVWQLILEDDFELVYRNMPMFAAALPEIKDFFEGIKAIALYKAGKVGREEVTGVLMRVKDRRLLDILEFLGEAEL from the coding sequence ATGGAGGAGCTTATGAAAGCCATTGAGAGGGGGAACACGAAAGAAGTCGCCCGGTTGCTTTACCTGAAGGCAGACGAGCTGAGCGACGAGGAGCTCAGAGAGGTTCTCGAAAAGGCTGAGGAGCTCGCTAAGAAGAGTGAGGACTATGAGCTCTACAAGCTCGTTCTGTACTACTATGCCGAAGTCTTCGGAATAGACAAGCTTGAAGACTTCGAGAAGCTGGCAGAGAAGGACGGATTCGAGGTCAAGTTTCACCTCGCCGATCTGCACTTCCTACTCGGCAATCCCGAGAAGGCCCTCGAAATTTACAGGGGACTCATCGAGGAGGAGGCGAGCAGGGGGAACAGGGAGAACCTAGCAAAGGTGTATTACAACATGGCCCTCATCCACGAGGAACTCCACGAGTACGAAAAGGCCCTAGAGCTACTGAAGAAGGCAGAAGAAATCTTGGAGGAGCTTGGAGCTGAGGAAGACCTCCTCCACGTGAAAATATACGAAGGCTACGTGACGTTCGAACTCGGAAAGGTTGATGAAGCCAAGGCAATGCTTGCAGCCCTCCTTCCGAGGGTTAAAACACCCGCCCTAAGAGCTCAGCTGCACCTCGCCTTCGAAGAGATATTCGAGGAGGAGGACAACTACGAGGCTGCCCTTCAAGAATGCCTCTACGCCCTCGTAGAGTCTAAGGAAACAGAGCAGTTCGAAGTCGCCTTCGACGCCCTCATAGACGTCGTCTGGCAACTCATCCTCGAAGACGATTTCGAGCTCGTGTACAGGAACATGCCCATGTTTGCGGCCGCCCTTCCGGAGATTAAGGACTTCTTCGAGGGCATCAAGGCCATAGCCCTTTACAAAGCTGGGAAGGTTGGAAGAGAGGAGGTTACGGGTGTTCTTATGAGGGTAAAGGATAGGAGACTTCTAGACATACTGGAGTTTCTGGGGGAGGCTGAGCTATGA
- a CDS encoding molybdenum cofactor biosynthesis protein MoaE, whose amino-acid sequence MKVALFRKPEDFDIEKAVSLVSSPEVGGVVIFLGKVREENFGRRVLKLIYEAYEEMALAEMERIREEALRKFPLKDILIWHRVGELEIGENTILIVAAGKHRKEAFEACSWVVDEVKRRVPIWKKEVTEEGEFWIEGNTARPAR is encoded by the coding sequence ATGAAGGTGGCCCTCTTCAGGAAGCCCGAGGACTTTGACATAGAGAAGGCCGTTTCCCTTGTCTCGTCTCCCGAGGTCGGTGGGGTGGTTATATTCCTGGGAAAGGTTAGGGAGGAAAACTTCGGTAGAAGGGTTTTGAAGCTTATATACGAGGCCTACGAGGAGATGGCACTCGCGGAAATGGAGAGGATAAGGGAGGAGGCCCTGAGGAAGTTCCCCCTAAAAGACATCCTAATATGGCATAGGGTGGGAGAACTAGAGATTGGAGAGAACACCATACTCATCGTCGCCGCCGGAAAGCACAGAAAAGAGGCATTCGAAGCTTGCTCGTGGGTCGTTGATGAGGTAAAGAGGCGAGTTCCCATATGGAAGAAAGAGGTTACGGAGGAGGGCGAGTTCTGGATAGAGGGAAACACGGCAAGACCTGCGCGCTGA